The sequence aaaaataaaattttagttttaataaaaataaaacatgtatattATATGCCTTGGTATAGCTCTTTttattctgcctttctttttcagggttgcacctgcagcaggctacggttgaactggagctatagctgctggtctacaccacaaccacagcaccacctgatccaagctgcatctgtaacctacaccacagctcagctcagagcaatgctggacccttaacccactgagtgaggccagggattgaacccgtgtcctcatggatactagtcaggttcattaccaccaagccacaacgggaactctgatacagctttttaaaaaatcaacttgcAAAGCATTGAGGGAAGGCTTTCATTCTgaatagttcattcattttttaattgaagtataattgatttacaatgttgtattagttttaggtagacagcaaagtgattcagagatatatatatatacatgtacatatacacacacgcacacacacacacacacacacacacacacatatataaaactccCCCCTTTGGAGAGTACATTATttagctttgaaaaaaatcttatattgTTTCTTTGATAATTCCCTTTTTGCATGTTTTCTGTTCTCTCTAGAATAAAGTCCTATAAGTCAGGCTTTGAAATTTCTGGATTGATTTTCTACAtctcatcttttctttcatgtttctaCCTTCTACTTTTTGAAAGGTTTTCTTCTAAcctattattgatatttttaaattttggaaatcatgttttaaattttcaagagttctgtggttttttgtttgcttgtttgtatttttttgagtagcttttttttttttccctttttaggactacagcatatggaaattcccaggctaagggtccaatcagagctgcagccgccagcctataccacagccacataaatgccagatctgagccgcatctgtgatctgtaccacagctcactggtaacaccagatccttaaccctctgagtgaggccagggatcacacctgcatccccatgatactagttgggcttgttacaactgagtcacaatgggaacttccttgagtggccttttttaaaattaaagtatagttaatttacaatgtttcttcaatttctgttgtatagcaaagtgacccaatcatacacagttccttatgctatacagtaggaacccATTGCCCACAGAGTGGCCCTTTAAATAGCATCAACTTCTTGTTTTATGGATGCAATATCTTTTCAATCTTTATGGAAATATTAATTAGAACTTcctgaaatttttcttctgttcccTGCTGTACCTCTGTTAAAACTTTATTAAAGCcttcttatttttatcttgatctttttctcattatattgAAGGCATGTTATGTATTACATATGAAAAACTTTGTGCACTgaaaatctgactgggaactatgtgtacaTGAGTGAAGTTTGCCAGCTGCCATATTATTTATAGGTTAATTAAATATTGAGTTAGGCATTATGATGTGTAAACTCCCAACTATCAAAACATGAGGGTCTCTTCTCTGACATCATAcaatttctttttggggggggttcaGGAGGCTAGGGAGAAACATCTAGTTCTAAATGGTTACCCagcagaggtgtgtgtgtgtgtgtgttttctgttcCTTATTCAGACTTTCAGTTAACCCTCTGAAAGCCTAGTCATTCATTTTGCCCCTTTCCTGTGTATTAGCACTCCAGACCTCAGCTTTATCCTGTTGTATTAGTTGTAATTCATCCCCTATTTCTATTTCACCTTTCAGAATTTTGTTGGAATCTTTCACCTTCTGATGGATTCTCCTGCTCGTGTTGAGTTTACATgctctttttattcctttaccATCGTTTTGGTGGAGTCTTGAGTAGGAGAGCAGATAAATATACGTTTTTAATTTCCACCTTTAATTAGATTGCTtaatttgaaaatgcatttgggTTACCAACTTCCCCTCCTATAAATTCGGTCTTGTTAATAGTGTAAGTTTTCTATCTAGAAGATTAAAGAAGTGATTCTCTATATGATTATGGGAGTAAGGGTCAGATAACTTTGGGTGGTTTAAAGTTTCCTATTGAGTAATCTGGAAAGTACTAAAGATATTGCTCAGGGCAGTGTGAGATAAACTCTCTCTTCACAACTTCAGAAGTCTGGTTACTTATTTACAACTAGGATAAGATAAACAGTCAAATAACTAGAGAAATTCTTCAAACCACTTATAAAGTTAAGTTTTTATTCTGCTAACAAACCAAGCTTCCTGTGCATGTCTGAATCACTGAATACCCTAGATTCCCAATACCTGGAAGACAACAAGTTGCACTGTCACCCAAGCAGGACCCCTCCTAGGTTCTACTCACTCACAAAGAATTTCCCCTTTGAGCTTCTATGACACTGCCTGGTTACTCACACCACAGATTTCTCAGGATTGGCTGGGACTGCAAATAAAACACTGTTTGCCCACAATCAACTTGATAAGCTACAACATAAATGCACACAAGTTCCTATTCTTAGACTATAACATGAAGCATttgctctcttctttcctcctaaCATTTTCATGCAAGACCTGGGGAGGAAACATTGTCTCTGGCCAAAAGAAAaggtctttaaaagaaaaaaaaaaaaaaagcctaaaatggGTCTGTTAAATTCTAAAAATGCCAAAGCCAAGCAAGCCAGAATTCTTCTTCTGGGACTTGACTCTGCTGGGAAATCAACTCTCCTTTACAAATTAAAGCTTGCTAAGGATATTGAGACTACCCCAACAATAGGTTTCAATGTGGAGATGATGGAGTTGGAAAAGGGTCTTCAACTCACAGTCTGGGATGTTGGAGGACAGGAAAAAATGAGAACCGTATGGAGTCTCTACTGTGAGAACACTGATGGGCTGGTGTATGTTGTGGACAGTTCAGATACACAGCGACTGGAAGACTCCAGGAGAGAGTTTGAGCACATTTTGAAGAATGAGCACATTAAAAATGTGCCTGTTATCCTGTTAGCCAACAAACAAGATGTGCCTGGAGCAATGAATGCAGAGGAAATCACCAGAATGTTTAAAGTGAAGAAACTCTGCAGTGACCGGAACTGGTACGTGCAGCCCTGCTGTGCCGTCACTGGGGATGGATTGATGGAGGGGTTCCGGAAGTTAACTGGGTTTGTGAAAAGCCACATGAAGTCAAGAGGAGACACTTTAGCATTCTTTAAGCAGAACTGAGGTCCAAGTGGGGAAAGAGACACTGATAAAGATGAAAGGGTAATTTTGTTTCTAGGCCAAGTGAGAAAAGCAAGTTGCTgaattggcaaactttttctgaaaTGTTATTTCACCTGTATTCAACTAAACAACTCAGAATGATatctagaaaatattattttgggcCAGGCTCTTTAGAAAACTATGTGGTAATAATTGACaatgaaaatgttataaatttgTGCATGTTGGATGATTTAGAGTAATAACATTGGGGACCAAATAAATTTTTGCCTTATTATTTTCATATGACTACTAGAACAAAGTTTAAGTAAGCTGCTAATAGTCAGAATTCTATCAGACTGTTTCCAGCTGTCATAGGTGtagaaaaatgaactttaaattatggagaggaaggaagttcctgttgtggctcagtggaagtgaatctgactagcacccaggaggatgcaggtccaatccctggcctcgctcagtgggttaaggatccattgttgccgttagctgtggtgtaggtcgcagatgcagctcagaacaggcattgctgtggcagtggtgtaggctggcagctacagctctgattcgacccctagcctgggaacctccatgtgttgccgCTGTGCCCCCGCctcccaaaaaagacaaaaataaataaataaattatggagaGGAAAATGTTTGATCTTAACATTTTGTAGACCCCTATCCCCTAAgtaaaggtttttggtttttgttttttcttctctgcattcTTGCCAGCTTTTTGAAATCTACTGCTGGAAACTTCCTACAATGAGTCAAACAATGAACTCTAGGCTGTTAATTGCCCAGAGGCTGTATTCTCTTATAGGGAGAAGAAATTTGTACACTAAAGCTCTGGAAATCAGGGTAGCACCTTAGAATTTAGGGCAAGGTCTGGGCTTATCGTTC is a genomic window of Sus scrofa isolate TJ Tabasco breed Duroc chromosome 13, Sscrofa11.1, whole genome shotgun sequence containing:
- the ARL14 gene encoding ADP-ribosylation factor-like protein 14, with translation MQDLGRKHCLWPKEKVFKRKKKKKPKMGLLNSKNAKAKQARILLLGLDSAGKSTLLYKLKLAKDIETTPTIGFNVEMMELEKGLQLTVWDVGGQEKMRTVWSLYCENTDGLVYVVDSSDTQRLEDSRREFEHILKNEHIKNVPVILLANKQDVPGAMNAEEITRMFKVKKLCSDRNWYVQPCCAVTGDGLMEGFRKLTGFVKSHMKSRGDTLAFFKQN